Proteins encoded within one genomic window of Microtus ochrogaster isolate Prairie Vole_2 linkage group LG4, MicOch1.0, whole genome shotgun sequence:
- the LOC101996810 gene encoding free fatty acid receptor 3, which produces MAASFSPGNHWLFFSVYLFVFLVGLPLNLMALVVFVGKLRRRPVAVDLLLLNLTLSDLLLLLFLPFRMVEAACGMRWLLPFLFCPLSGFLFFTTIYLTSLFLTAVSIERFLSVAYPVWYKTRPRLAQAGVVSGICWFLASAQCSVIYVTEYWGNTTYSQGTNGTCYLEFREDQLAVLLPIRLEAAVVLFMVPLCITSYCYSRMMWILSRGASRRRRKRVMGLLAATLLIFFVCFGPYNMSHVVGYVRGESPSWRSYVILLSTLNSCIDPLVFYFSSSKFQAEFQQLLGRLTRGCVRWAQEVSLELMIKKEEEPSKECPS; this is translated from the coding sequence ATGGCGGCGAGCTTCTCTCCCGGCAATCATTGGCTTTTCTTTTCCgtgtacttgtttgttttcctcgtGGGACTGCCCCTCAACTTGATGGCCCTGGTGGTCTTCGTGGGCAAGCTGCGCCGCCGCCCGGTGGCTGTGGACTTACTTTTGCTAAACCTGACCCTTTCGGACCTGCTCCTGCTACTCTTCCTGCCATTTCGCATGGTGGAGGCAGCCTGTGGCATGAGATGGCTCTTGCcattcctcttctgccctctctccGGGTTCCTTTTCTTCACTACCATCTACCTCACCTCCCTCTTCCTGACGGCTGTGAGCATCGAACGTTTTCTTAGCGTGGCCTATCCAGTGTGGTACAAGACCCGGCCACGGCTGGCCCAGGCTGGTGTGGTCAGTGGTATCTGCTGGTTCCTGGCGTCGGCTCAGTGTAGTGTGATTTATGTCACTGAATACTGGGGAAACACCACCTACAGCCAGGGAACCAATGGAACCTGCTACCTGGAATTCCGGGAGGACCAGCTGGCCGTGCTCCTGCCTATACGACTAGAAGCAGCTGTGGTCCTTTTCATGGTGCCCCTGTGTATCACAAGTTACTGCTACAGCCGCATGATGTGGATTCTTAGCCGAGGAGCCAGCCGGCGCAGGCGGAAGAGGGTGATGGGGCTTCTAGCAGCCACACTGCTCATCTTCTTCGTCTGCTTCGGCCCCTACAATATGTCCCATGTGGTGGGCTATGTCCGGGGTGAGAGTCCATCCTGGCGGAGCTATGTGATCCTCCTCAGCACCCTCAACTCTTGCATAGACCCTCTTGTCTTCTACTTCTCATCCTCCAAGTTCCAAGCCGAATTTCAGCAGCTCCTGGGAAGGCTGACCAGAGGTTGTGTGCGTTGGGCTCAGGAAGTCAGCTTGGAACTTAtgataaagaaggaagaagaaccaTCCAAGGAGTGTCCAAGCTAG